In one window of Leguminivora glycinivorella isolate SPB_JAAS2020 chromosome 10, LegGlyc_1.1, whole genome shotgun sequence DNA:
- the LOC125230629 gene encoding uncharacterized protein LOC125230629: protein MAASANVIYGGNLTFDHNAQEWRIFKERFEAMCFANDLTDTTDKAGTKRRSILLTTFVEETYRVAKDLVYPKTLNTIEYSTLLEKLDTHFESPRCSFAERYKFYKAEQRAGEDLGEWAARVRSLAQFCGFTTELDTALRDRFVLGLENAKEREKLFAESVDKLTFSNALHLAQATRSARQGLQETSSSRQAAGVGSGEVFAVRAGAGGAAPPLTNNNRLACAVCGYKNHTKDKCRYINYTCKKCNTKGHLSRMCKTSVKKLNFIAEETDDIHEDLTM, encoded by the exons ATGGCGGCGAGCGCTAACGTGATTTATGGCGGCAATCTCACCTTCGACCACAACGCGCAAGAATGGAGGATTTTTAAGGAGCGGTTTGAAGCGATGTGTTTTGCTAATGATTTAACGGACACCACCGACAAAGCGGGCACAAAGCGGCGTTCTATACTCCTTACGACGTTTGTGGAAGAAACTTACCGCGTTGCAAAAGATTTGGTATATCCAAAAACGTTGAATACCATTGAATATTCTACCCTCCTTGAAAAGCTGGATACTCATTTTGAGTCACCCAGGTGTTCGTTTGCAGAACGatacaaattttataaagcGGAGCAACGAGCCGGCGAGGATTTGGGGGAGTGGGCAGCGCGAGTGCGTAGTTTGGCACAGTTCTGCGGGTTTACGACGGAGCTCGATACCGCGTTACGGGATCGTTTCGTTCTCGGGCTCGAGAACGCTAAAGAACGAGAGAAGCTGTTTGCGGAGAGCGTCGATAAGCTGACTTTTAGTAATGCGTTACATCTGGCGCAGGCTACTCGCAGCGCCCGGCAGGGCCTGCAGGAAACCAGCTCGTCCAGGCAGGCGGCGGGAGTCGGCAGCGGCGAGGTGTTCGCGGTGCGCGCGGGCGCGGGGGGCGCCGCGCCGCCCCTAACAAACAATAATAGACTAGCCTGTGCCGTATGCGGATATAAAAACCACACCAAGGACAAGTGCCGTTACATTAATTATACGTGTAAAAAGTGCAACACTAAAGGACACCTAAGTAGGATGTGTAAAACGAGTGTTAAAAAGTTGAACTTCATTGCTGAGGAAACCGATGACATACATGAAG ATCTCACAATGTAA